The Bacteroidota bacterium region TGGACAGGCAACTGGTATGCTTCTGTTCAGCAAAAGAGCAAAAAAGAAGTAGTCCTGCATACGGGGATGGAAGAGATGAATCTGATTCTTTATCCGGGAGAAAAGATCAGAACTCCACTGTGTGGGCTGATGTTTTGGGAAGGAGAGGACAGGATGACCGGCCATAATCAGTTCCGGAAGTTTATTTTATCCCACCATTCACGAAAATTAAATGGGAAATTTGCTGAATACCCAATTTCCGGTGGTTTTAACTGGGGAGATCCTTACCCTTGCAACGAGTATAGTTGCCTGACAGAAGATTATGCTTGTGCCCTGATTAACCGTTACAAACGGTTCGGGATAACCCCTGAAGTATTCTGGCTTGATGCCGGCTGGTACAAAGGCTGCAGTGAAACAGGATGGGGGGCTAATGTGGGCAACTGGAGTGTGGATAAAGACCGCTTCCCCAATGGGTTGAAGCCTGTATCGGATGCGGCTCACCGGATTGGTGCCAAATTTATGGTTTGGTTTGAACCGGAACGGGTACATGAAGGAACAGCTATTGACAGGGAACATCCTCAATGGTTGCTTCGGTTGCCCGGAAATGACAACCGCTTGTTTAACCTGGGCAATCCTCAGGCCCGTATATGGCTGACTGATTTGATAACCAATTTAATGAAAGAGAACGGCATTGATTATTACCGGCAGGATTTTAATATACATCCCGTGGATTTCTGGAAAAACAATGATCAGCCCAAACGTATCGGAATGACTGAAATCCGGTATGTCGAAGGATTATATGCTTTTTGGGACAGCATTTTGGTCCGTTTTCCCAATGCCCTGATTGATAACTGTGCCAGCGGGGGCAACCGGCTTGATCTCGAAACTGTTTCGCGTAGTGCTCCTTTATGGCGTACCGATTATGGTTATGGAGAGCCGAACGGGTACCAATGCCATACCTATGGATTGAATTTTTATCTGCCCTTAAGCGGAACTGGATTATATAGGACGGATCCTTTTTCTTTCCGTTCGAGTATGGGCAGCGCAGTGGTTCTGAACTGGAAATTGACCAATAACGATATGTCTATCCCGGAAATGCAACAATGTGTGGCGGATTTTAAACGATTGCGTCCCTATTATTACGGAGATTATTATCCTTTAACTTCTCCTGAAAACATAACCGGGGATGAAGTGTGGCTTGCTTATCAGATGAACCGTCCTGACCAAAAAGACGGCATCATCGTTGCTTTCCGCAGAAAAAACAATCGCGAAACAAGCATCAGGGTTTTTTTGAAAGGTCTGGATCCCGGAATGAATTATGAATTGTATAATGAAGATTCAAAACAAAAAATCATAGAAAAAGGGAGAACCTTAATGGCAGGATTCAATATAAACATTCAGACGAATCCCGGATCCTTATTAATTACCTATAAAAATGTCGA contains the following coding sequences:
- a CDS encoding alpha-galactosidase — encoded protein: MKTACSHLKLTVFIFFVAFHSTGSVLARITENVNIERWIRTNFSNRQLPPFSFEYGEKSSDTFIKSWKYREEKLSVEGDNVVKYRYTYQDSQTGLKVECEVTGYPSFQAVEWLLKFSNTSQKNTPLLSKAKVIDRVFSSAKEGTFILHHNNGSTAQQKDFSPVDEKLIGGKEVYIAPKTGRSSEGGAFPFFNIEYPDNRGVVVSIGWTGNWYASVQQKSKKEVVLHTGMEEMNLILYPGEKIRTPLCGLMFWEGEDRMTGHNQFRKFILSHHSRKLNGKFAEYPISGGFNWGDPYPCNEYSCLTEDYACALINRYKRFGITPEVFWLDAGWYKGCSETGWGANVGNWSVDKDRFPNGLKPVSDAAHRIGAKFMVWFEPERVHEGTAIDREHPQWLLRLPGNDNRLFNLGNPQARIWLTDLITNLMKENGIDYYRQDFNIHPVDFWKNNDQPKRIGMTEIRYVEGLYAFWDSILVRFPNALIDNCASGGNRLDLETVSRSAPLWRTDYGYGEPNGYQCHTYGLNFYLPLSGTGLYRTDPFSFRSSMGSAVVLNWKLTNNDMSIPEMQQCVADFKRLRPYYYGDYYPLTSPENITGDEVWLAYQMNRPDQKDGIIVAFRRKNNRETSIRVFLKGLDPGMNYELYNEDSKQKIIEKGRTLMAGFNINIQTNPGSLLITYKNVDN